The window gtaggttgcgtttggtttcatagtagaattttaaaattagattttgattttgattttgagtggtataaatggggcccaccctttgactttgtatgtgttatgttgttttgttgtggaaaaaagtggtataaatgggacccactctttgactttgtatgagttattttgttttgtaattggtagaattaagttagaattataattctaaaatatcatcttgaaaccaaacaggcccgtAATTTTGGGGCCCATTTCTGTGCATTTAGCAGACAAAGGGGAAGATCTAAAGAGATAACCATAAATGGATGCAAAAATGTTCTGATTTTTGTGGCAGTGTCGAATCTTTACCAAATTCATCATTGCAAGTCTACTTAAGGAATTAAaaagagtgagagagagacctCACAAATAGGGAAATATTTCGATAGACAAAATTCTGAAGTCCTCGGGCATCTTTGCCTATAGGAGGAGCTTTCTCAATCTCCAGTTTTGCAGATAGCAGTTCTTGATCACGAGCTGAAGACCACTTCTTTCGCCTCTACTACCAGATATCGAAAAGGAAATAAAGCAAAGCACCCCATAAGCAAACAATGCCTTCAAACTTTGTTGAATCGACAACGCGGGCAAGAATCCTACCGTGGGATCTGATGAAACAGAACCATGTACCAACAACGAATTCATTTCAGAATTTGACATTGCCTGACCATTTAACCTCCTTAATGCCGATCCACTATCCACAGTTGCACTCGTATTTATCTTGATGAAGATAGTTTCCCCTTTTTCCACATTAATCCTTTTATTCTGATTGATTTCATTTAAACTGCTTACTTGAGACATGTTGGTAGCAGCCTCGGCAGCAGTAAAAGCAATGCTTTGTTCCAATCCTCTCATGGGGGCACTACCAGCACTTGTATTACCATTCGTCCAGACATTCTTAGTGACATCTGACTCTTTGTCCAAGTATTCAGTGCCTCTCGGATCATCTGATTTCATATTATAGTCCATGGCGGAATCCTCCATTACTTTATTGGGGATAAACAGAGAAATACAGAGAGGAATAAGGAGTTTTGGGCTCAAGAAGAACGATTCATTGAAGGGGGGGCTGCTTCTTACATTCCAAACACACCAGACTCATCTATTTATACAGCTCTTTTAAGACATTTCTAGACCCTTAATTAAAGACACTAACACAATTCCAAAGACTCATTAAGACTGTCCCGACTCCGAGGATAGAAGGCTCCTCAAACTCTCCAGAATTTActttaatgaaaattaaaaattaacttttaacATACTTCGCCTTCTTCCCCAACCTCTTCATCCATATCAGAACCATTACCATTGTCCACATCTGGTCGAACAATGACATTATTCACATGCCCACTAAGCCAATCCATATCCTCCTCCATGGTAACAGGCTCAAATGAAATGAAACAAACCCTTTTGCTCATTTTGCAGTGATTTGGACCATACAGGGAGGGTCATCTTGCAAGAAGTGAACATGGCCGGAGGAAAGCAAAAGCTACACAAGCATAATCAAATTACTGCTTTTGTCTGTTATTGTGTCGGAAGCTGAGTACCTGCCGGTGTGGCGGTCCTCTGAAGTCAGGGAAGAAGGCTTTGGAGCTCAGGCAGGGCTGCTGTCGGCTTACTATCTGGGCGTGGAGTGGACAGAGAGTTGAGCTTCGTCGAGAAGCGGTCATGGAGGGAGCCCAAGCAGAGCAGGAGAAGAGTGAATTTAAACTCTGATAATTATTGCCCCAACAAAGAGTGAAtctccattttattttattttattttattaaatatatattttatattttatatattaaaaataaagttacGATGAAAAGTGAGGTTAtccaatttttcataaatatgtTAAAGTCCTTTTGGTATTGTAAACATATAAATTACTCAcattgttcttcttcttttttttaatgggaAAAGTATATTTTGatctacttattttttttttcatcaatagctTTCAGTACTTTTCTGTTTTGGTATGCTAGTTATGATTTTTTCTCATCCTCATGTGACTTTTTCCGTTAGTTTTATCAATATAGTGGGATCCACATTATAATAAACTGCCAAGAAAACATTCAATTTGGTTATTGTAAGATCAGTTTGCTAATAATTTGGTTCAATGAACTTTGCCAAAAATTTAATCCTAAGATTAGTTGGCTAACAATTTGATCCTAGAAAGATTAATTTTACCAATAATTTGATCTCTCAATAAATTTTGTCAATAATTTAGTTCTGGAAAGATTAATTTTGACAACAATTTGGTTGTTGAAAGACAGTTTCACCGACAATTTAGTCCCAACGTTAACTGACCATCGATGCTGTGATGataatttgacttggaaactTATATGGCATATCTTTAACTAACGGCAAtcgaaaatttgaatttttttttaatcccaaACCGGATATGACGTCGTTTTGGTTGTCCCACACTCTTATCTTCTGCAACGAAAATAGGAATTTCAACTAACCTGGAGTCAATCGAGGTGGTCCAACCTGCACGAAACACGTGATGGGGCTATTGATTTGGCCACCCATTCACTGTGTCTCCACGCTTTTTAGAGAGATTTCCGAATTTATGGTTGAAATGGCTAAAACTCATAGCTGCACTGCACTGCAAGGGCTAAAATTTATCCCAAAAGCTCACTATTTTAAAGGTTGAATCAATTATGGTGATTTCCCATTTGTCTTGCTAATTGGGatttaattcaataattttccttctttttaagtttttggtttttcccttattaaatttttcagaaaagaaagaaatcccCATTCCTTCCAGAATCTGATTGCCATAAAGTGAACCTCTACATTTACCAGCTTGATATCGGGTCTCTCAGTGAAAATGTGACCTGTAATTGAGAAGACGAAAAGGGGGATTTGTTTGGCGGTAAAACCCGGAGACAGGGATGCCATGGACGAAAAAATTCCGGTGACCTATTTggtgtctctgtctctgtctctgtctctccaTCTCCCTCCCCGCCTTAGcccctttctttcttctccagAGTTCCACACCTACCTCCTTCAAATCCGCTGCCGATTCACGATGTCGTTGCCCTATAACCTTTATTGAAATCCCATATTAACATGGCTAGAGAGTTCCAAATTCTCTTAaagacaaataaattaaacagaaaaagaagaaacaatTAAGTGAATAAGAGAGAGATAGCAACGAAATTGCTCAGTGAAGATCAGAGGGAAGGGGAGGAGAGCTTCTAACGTTTATGTTAAAACTCAAATTTGCACTGATTATTTGATctttgaagggaaaaaaaaaatggatacaTCGTTGTTTACACCCATTTTCTGTAATATGTGAAGATTACCGAGTCGTGTTGCGTAATTGTTGATTTCGGTAATTTTCTCGGGTTTTGGAATGAGTCGGTTCGACTCTAGGAGGCAAACTGCGGTCATCAAGGCGCATGCCGGGTTGGAATTGAGGTCCAAATGTGAAAGATAGGCCCAAGAATTGAAGAAATCAACCCATTGGAGGTTGAGCCCATTATGTTAAGCCCAGCAAGGAGGAGCCCGAATGAGGATCTATTCCCATACATGTGTGGACGTCCATCTCATGTCCAGGAGCGGTGGGATTGTTCTCTGGGCAGCCGAGATATTATTCTTGGAGAGCAAGCATATGATATTCTCCTGTTATTTCGTGATATCTTTGATTTTGGGAAGTCAAATAAGTTGGATATTTCATTGATATAGcttgatattctatttttttttctatagtttaggcaatttggattgtcTAGATTGGTATTTTCTATTTGATTTTATCTCAATATCTTGTAATTATAGGTGTACAAAACCGAGAATGGTGTGAATGGTTTTGTTACCCTTCATTGATATGCTATCTCTATACATATAGCCAACAGTTGAAGAAATACAAGGAAAGATCGCTAAATATTACGAGTAATAAATTCTGCCATCTATCTATCCTATTATACAGGACTATGTACAAGGAAAATATCATAGTACATTAAGGTAACAAATCATGGAAATATCATTAACCCGTAATAATAGGCATGTCCATTTAGAGAAATTTTCTAGGGTTTCATGTACACACCTATAAATACACTTGTCAAAGTTTATTTGTAAAGGTCCACGACCAAAACATCAATCGTActctttatttatcttttatttttttgcggTTTGCTTTTACCTATCCTTCATTTTCCTTGaacttttacctttttttttgcactttacATTCATCTCACTTCCTTTAAAGCACTCTCAATTCCCGTACTATCCTTTTCCCTTCAACTGAATCCCTGTGGATCGAAACTAATTTCGTTCTTGGAGCTTCCTAGCGTTCAAGGCGAAGATTGCAATTCTTTCCACAATGGTTGCGGAAGTTGTTCAAGGAATTAGGGGTTCACTTAAGTTAGTGGACTTTCTCAAATTCACAACTCAATTTGCTAAGTGGGCTTATAGGCCACTTGTCTATTTTTACGACTCTGATTTGTGTGTGAATAATTGGTGGAAAATTCATAACGGCTAAATCCCCAAGCCGTGAAATCGTCTGAAGCGCACTTTAATTTCGAAGATTTAAAAGCTAACTGCCATTCAATTCCGCGGACTTTTTAAGGCCGTGGTACACGCTTTGTATCGGTGAGGCTGGTTAGTGACATGTCAATTCTTGAAACCGCTTCTCAGTATGCCTGCAATTATCACACGCGTGGCCGAATTGGTGTCTTGACGTTTTTGACGTGAACAATAATTTGGCGCGTCCGGTGGGACCCGCCTGTCCACCGAAAAAGTGCTAGATATCAAGATAGCAACTCGTCTTCATAATATTATTGACCACTCGGTGCTGTCTAAGGAGAACATGCTCGAGTGGGTGTTGAAGTTTATGAACCAAATCAATGGCGAATTCAAAAGGTTACATCCAACATCTTGATGAGAAGTTAGATTCGGCTTTCGCAATGGAACAAAGCTGGGATGACACCCATGGGAAGGAGGAGAGGATCAACAAGGAGTTAAACCAACAAGGGCCCCGAGGTAGCTCCCTCTTCTAATCATGGAGTATCAAACCTTACGGATACTCAATCAGAACATGGTGCCCGCCGTGATATCCCTCATCTTTCACGTTGTATGGGTCACTTAACTTGGTGAGTTGTGCTCCTATGGTCTCGGCTTACACCCTAGTCGAGACCCATGCCCCAACTACATCGGTTCTCTCTTCGGTGCAGCAAGCAACAAACTAACCGATGGCGCCGAACGTGTTTATGTTGCAATAACAAGGTACAGAGGCACATGTGCAACAATCGCAACACAGGAAGGTACCTAGGTAATCGATCCTTATTCTTATCCGACTCAATCTTTCATCCAAAACAAGCCGGGGCAACCTTATCTTGCCCACACTGTGCTGCATATGGCACCTTATTATGTGGCTCAGCCTCGAGCGTTGTCTCACCCTCCAATCCGGACTCAGCTTTCAAGATGGGCTCAGTCTCCTTTTGCGGCCAACCTCGAGCGTTGTCTCAACCTCTAGTCTGGACTCAGTTTCAGCCTCTGGTGTAAGCGCCATCCACTCCGTTATcaccatcatcttcatcaagagAAGAAGTCAGTCAAGATTGTCACGACCGACGCTTGGGGGATAAGGTGGATGAGCTAACTAAGCCTCCTCAAATTGAGTTAGCGGATGAATCAGTTCCTCCACGACAAGCTAATTCAACCGAGGAACTTTCAGCTCAGCTTTCACACGATGAATATCTAATTGAAGAAGAAACGATCGATCATAGACCATCAATACAAGATGAGATCGTTTAGCCGAGACCGATTTCACTCAAGAGCTGAGCACAGTGTATTCTTCTCAGCTTTCATCGAGAGCTGATGCACTCGAGCCTCATGGAGTTAACGAAGCTAAAATGGAGTTCCAACTTGGAGAAAAGGCTGAGCATAAATTGGCTCGAGTCAATTTTGAAGATCAAAGTCATGTTGATATAGAAATCGAAGTGGCTAAACCTGGTCTCGAGGATAAAAATTCTTCCACTTCATCAACGAAGTTTATCAGGAGTAGTCGATTCTGACCCTTTTCACGGCCATAGCTCCAATTTTAATCGTTTCGGCTGATTTGGGGTCTATTTTACCAAAGCACAAATCGGAAGAGGATTTCTCGTTGAAGACCATCGAGGAAGTTACTAGGCTGCTTCGAAAGCTAAATATGGAGAAAAGATTGTGTTGGACTTGCTCCAAGAAAAGTTGCGTCCACCAAATTCACTTAGGCCGGCATGGGGTAGCAAAGCACATCGAATCAACAAGCCGCAACCATTGGAAAAATGGTTACTAAATGGATGCCACAAAGTAGTGGCACAAGTAGATGTCGAGCGGGTGAAAAGCCGCTTGGAGTCGAGAAAGATTCAAGGAGCTCTAATACCCAGGGGTTCGAGTATATGTCCCTTCTTGGATCCGCATGTAGAGCACGGGGGGCCAGACGTATGTCCAAACCTATGCTTCGAGAGCAGAGGTATAATGACTACAATGTTTGATGCTTAAACTACGAGAACTCTAAAGCTCGGTGGGTTGACGTAAGTTTAAGTCTTCACCCCGAGATTCCAGATGGACATCCAGTTCAATTAGATTGAGTCTAATGGATTGGGAAAGCCAGTTTCTTGTACATATCCCATTCTGCAGTTTTTGTTGAAGTTAATCCTGAGTAATTGTATAAGAGCATTCTTTGTAAtcgaaggaaaaagaaatcaacaatCCATGCTCTTTTCAGTTGttgcataaaaagaaatagacTGGAAATTGAAAACGGGCTGGTTTATCTGCAGAACATTTTTCACAAAATTGAAGAAACTTTactaaaaaagagaaattaggGGAAGATTATACCTACATTACTAAACCTCTTGCTATATAACACTttgatacaaaataaaaaatatataacaatGTGATATAACAAAGttggaaaataatttaaacGGGAACGAGAGGCAGCCTTCAAATTACACTTCTActtctccctcctcctccctctATTTGATCATTTCCCCGATTAACCTCTGTCACCCTAACTATCCAGTCCCCTCTCTCCATCTCACCCTATCTATCCTCCACTCCTTCCGGGCAATCACCAGCTTCCGACATGTGATACTAATAATTAAGGAATAGTGGGTCTAACGCTATACGATTTAGATGCCGAAGCAGACGTGTGGTCACTTATGTGATAAGTAGGTCGAACATGACGCACAAATAATGTACATATGGTATTTCACTAATGTCAGTAAAATATTATCTAGATCATATTAGCGCATATAATCCTTACTGAGATGACCCTAATATTATGCAGATAATATTAGAATTGAGTTCCAATATTATCTAAATCATATATGGCTAACAGCCCTAATATCATATGGATCATATTAGGATCATCTCAGTTCTAAGGattatatgcactaatatgATTTAGATAATATTTCATTGACATTAGTGAAATACATTGTGTACATTATCTCTGCGTTATGGTTGACTTACTTATCATATAGGTGCCCACATGTCTGTCTCGACCTCTAAAGTCGTATAACGTGGTACTCACTATTTGATAATCTTAGCATCACATACTAATCATGGATACAGACAGACGACGATCTTCTAGTACGATCGTGAATTGTTATTAAGAAACATGTACCACTCTATCGCTCATATTCTCAACTCCTCGAGAATCTAACAATCATCTCCTGAACTTATTCTGATAAATGTAAACATATTTTGAATAACAGAATAATAAACTACCATAAATAAGAATTATCCAAAATACACTTATCGACTTTAGGGCATATAACTAACATCTCTTTGTATCTTTCAAGAACCAACCAAGAATAGACTATACTTGCAAGATTTAGTAACCCAACATACTGCGGACTATGGTTCAAGGTCTGCATGCTGCCATAGGCAGCGAGAAGAAGGCTCTTCGGGATTAGGCGTGGCAGCAAGCCTCCAAGCAGGCTCTCTATGTTTTCATCAACAATACCGGGTATGATAtctattagaatatatttcgGGTATTCTTACCCTTATTAAAAGATACACATACCATGTATAAATATTTACCTTGTAATTctgatattataaatatatgatgaaGCCAACCCTATTGGGTACGGCAATAACCAttcacatggtatcagagcaaaaATAGtggttcaaaaaaaaaaatcctcacCGTCAGCCCCTCCAATCACCTCACATCGCCTGTCAT of the Punica granatum isolate Tunisia-2019 chromosome 6, ASM765513v2, whole genome shotgun sequence genome contains:
- the LOC116212347 gene encoding uncharacterized protein LOC116212347, which gives rise to MEDSAMDYNMKSDDPRGTEYLDKESDVTKNVWTNGNTSAGSAPMRGLEQSIAFTAAEAATNMSQVSSLNEINQNKRINVEKGETIFIKINTSATVDSGSALRRLNGQAMSNSEMNSLLVHGSVSSDPTRRKKWSSARDQELLSAKLEIEKAPPIGKDARGLQNFVYRNISLFELRVNGANP